One region of Gossypium raimondii isolate GPD5lz chromosome 6, ASM2569854v1, whole genome shotgun sequence genomic DNA includes:
- the LOC105774568 gene encoding LOW QUALITY PROTEIN: very-long-chain aldehyde decarbonylase CER1-like (The sequence of the model RefSeq protein was modified relative to this genomic sequence to represent the inferred CDS: inserted 1 base in 1 codon; substituted 1 base at 1 genomic stop codon) has translation MVSFLQFFIILNQGFSHALIHCVVGWIYLRYIILAPWITESIYTAIVKDAKQWDVLNLAILPLMLWRMLHSQLWISFSRYRTAKGTNRIVDKGIEFDQVDRERNWDDQILFNAILLYLINKYLPGASHSPVWRLDGVIITMLLHAGPVEFLYYWLHRALHHHYLYSRYHSHHHSSIATEPITSVIHPFAEHIAYYALFSIPGLTTILTGTGSIISFAGYITYIDSMNNMGHFNFELIPNWVFSIFPPLKYLMYTPSFHSLHHTQFRTNYSLFMPIYDYIYGTVDKNSNTLYENSVERKEESPNVVHLTHLTTPESIYHLRLGFAYLASKLYSSVWYLWLLWPVTLWSMVLTKIYRRNFVVERNRFDQIRXQTWAYXKYRVQYCLKRQKESINNMIEEAVLEAEEKGASALSLGLMNQGEELNRYGEVYVKKHPQLKVKDGSSLAVAVLLNSIPKGTTQVLLRGNLTEVAFAVTFALCQKGIQVIVLREDEYEKLDKSFGTKSEDNLVISKSYSSCKVWLVGDDLTEEEQRKATEGTLFIPFSQFPPKKLRKDCFYHTTPAMQTPMALENVDSCENWLPRRVMSVWRIAGILHALEGWEEHECGYTMCNIDKVWEACLKHGFQPLTVPIQSKS, from the exons ATGGTCTCCTTCCTTcagttttttattattctaaaccAGGGATTCTCCCATGCGCTTATACATTGTGTTGTTGGATGGATATATTTACGGTACATAATCCTGGCTCCTTGGATTACGGAGAGCATATACACGGCTATAGTTAAGGATGCAAAGCAGTGGGATGTTTTAAACCTTGCGATACTCCCACTCATGTTATGGAGAATGTTGCACAGCCAGCTTTGGATTAGCTTCTCTCGTTATCGAACTGCCAAAGGCACCAACAGGATTGTGGACAAGGGTATCGAATTTGACCAAGTTGACAGGGAAAGGAACTG GGATGATCAAATATTGTTCAATGCAATCCTTTTGTACTTGATAAACAAATACCTTCCAGGAGCTTCTCACTCACCCGTATGGAGACTGGATGGTGTGATTATAACCATGTTGCTCCATGCCGGCCCTGTGGAGTTCCTTTACTACTGGTTGCATAGAGCTCTGCACCATCATTATCTTTACTCCCGCTACCATTCTCATCACCATTCTTCCATTGCCACTGAGCCTATTACTT CTGTGATACATCCATTTGCAGAGCACATAGCATACTATGCCCTGTTCTCAATACCAGGGTTGACAACGATTCTAACTGGAACTGGATCCATTATCTCCTTTGCTGGCTACATCACTTACATCGACTCCATGAACAATATGGGGCATTTCAACTTCGAACTCATTCCCAACTGGGTCTTCTCTATTTTCCCCCCTCTCAAGTACCTCATGTACACTCCATC GTTTCACTCGCTGCACCACACGCAGTTCAGAACCAACTATTCACTATTTATGCCAATCTACGATTACATCTATGGTACAGTGGATAAAAATTCGAACACCTTGTATGAAAATTCCGTCGAAAGAAAAGAGGAATCACCCAACGTGGTGCATCTAACTCACCTAACAACACCTGAGTCAATCTATCATCTCCGCCTTGGATTTGCCTACTTGGCCTCTAAACTATACTCATCAGTTTGGTACTTGTGGTTGCTCTGGCCTGTTACATTATGGTCCATGGTGCTTACCAAGATTTATCGTCgaaattttgttgttgaaagGAACCGCTTCGATCAGATCAGATGACAGACATGGGCAT ACAAGTACAGGGTACAG TACTGCTTGAAAAGGCAAAAGGAATCCATCAATAACATGATCGAGGAAGCCGTATTAGAGGCCGAGGAAAAAGGTGCTAGTGCGTTGAGTCTAGGCCTTATGAATCAG GGTGAAGAGCTAAACAGATATGGTGAAGTGTATGTGAAGAAGCATCCCCAGCTGAAGGTGAAGGATGGGAGTAGCTTGGCAGTTGCAGTTCTCCTAAATAGCATACCAAAGGGAACAACCCAAGTACTCCTTAGAGGCAACTTGACTGAAGTTGCTTTTGCAGTCACCTTTGCCCTATGCCAGAAGGGCATTCAG GTCATTGTATTGCGTGAGGATGAATACGAGAAGCTTGACAAATCATTTGGCACCAAGTCTGAGGATAACTTGGTTATCTCAAAGAGTTATAGCTCTTGCAAG GTATGGTTAGTGGGAGATGACTTGACCGAAGAAGAGCAAAGAAAGGCAACTGAAGGAACATTGTTTATTCCCTTTTCACAATTCCCACCAAAAAAATTGCGTAAAGACTGTTTCTATCACACCACGCCAGCAATGCAAACTCCGATGGCCCTTGAGAATGTGGATTCTTGCGAG AACTGGTTGCCAAGGAGAGTGATGAGCGTATGGCGCATAGCTGGGATACTGCATGCTTTGGAAGGATGGGAAGAACATGAATGTGGTTACACCATGTGTAACATTGACAAAGTTTGGGAAGCATGTCTCAAGCACGGATTTCAGCCTCTGACGGTCCCAATTCAATCAAAATCCTAG